A genome region from Methanococcoides burtonii DSM 6242 includes the following:
- a CDS encoding helix-turn-helix transcriptional regulator — MKSKIRTTVTIGIFIISSIVVINVLLVNTPVVIQIEGDAFKIVDIPYKYTINEAYLLLSSAFLCGFCLALILLDNGIFQTIPHEPESGENNPLENSQGLEKRDISGIILKALTGDERKTVEIILNKGGRILQNELVNSLDFSKAKVSRILINLEKRGIVKKSKYGLTNCISLADDIRGETK; from the coding sequence ATGAAGTCCAAAATCAGAACAACCGTGACAATAGGAATCTTCATAATATCAAGTATAGTTGTGATCAACGTACTTCTGGTAAATACTCCTGTTGTCATACAAATCGAAGGCGATGCTTTCAAAATAGTAGATATTCCTTACAAATATACGATCAATGAAGCATACCTGCTACTGTCCTCTGCCTTCCTCTGTGGATTTTGCCTCGCTTTGATACTTCTTGATAATGGTATCTTTCAAACCATTCCCCATGAGCCTGAATCCGGAGAGAACAATCCATTAGAGAACTCTCAAGGATTAGAGAAAAGGGACATTTCAGGAATCATATTAAAAGCCCTTACAGGGGATGAAAGGAAAACCGTTGAAATTATCCTGAATAAAGGCGGTCGTATCCTTCAAAATGAACTTGTAAATTCCCTTGATTTTTCAAAAGCCAAGGTATCAAGGATCCTCATCAATCTTGAAAAGCGTGGAATTGTCAAGAAAAGTAAATATGGACTTACAAATTGTATCTCACTTGCTGATGACATAAGGGGTGAAACGAAATGA